The proteins below are encoded in one region of Buttiauxella gaviniae:
- the sppA gene encoding signal peptide peptidase SppA — MRTIGRFVAGFFKWTWRLLNFIREFILNLFLVLLVLVGVGIWMQINSAPAEPARGALLLDITGVVVDKPSVSNKLGVIGRQLLGAGSDRLQENSLFDVVDTIRQAKDDRNITGIVLDLKEFAGGDQPSMQYIGKALREFRDSGKPVYAVGDSYNQGQYYLASFANKIWLSPQGMVDLHGFATNSLYYKTLLDKLKVSTHIFRVGTYKSAVEPFIRDDMSPAAREADSRWIGELWQNYLATIAANRQITPQQVFPGAQGLLDNLQKLGGDTAKYALDNKLVDELGSSATIDKALVKQFGWNKENKDFSYTSMYDYVVKKPADKGDAIAVILANGAIMDGEETPGQVGGDTTAMQIREARLDPKVKAIVLRVNSPGGSVTASEVIRDELEAARAAGKPIVVSMGGMAASGGYWISTPANYIVASPNTLTGSIGIFGVINTVENSLDSIGVHTDGVATSPLADVAVTKSLPPEVQQMMQLTIENGYKRFINLVADSRKKTPEQIDSIAQGHVWTGQDAKENGLVDSLGDFDDAVAKAAELAKLSNWHLDFWQDDPSFIDMVFDSMSGSVRAMLPQALQAWLPAPLADAALAVKAQNDKFGTMNDPQNRYAFCLTCGDVR; from the coding sequence ATGCGCACAATCGGGCGATTCGTTGCCGGTTTTTTTAAGTGGACCTGGCGTCTGCTTAACTTTATTCGAGAGTTTATTCTCAACCTCTTTTTAGTGCTTCTGGTGCTGGTTGGCGTGGGGATCTGGATGCAGATTAACAGTGCGCCAGCCGAACCTGCGCGCGGGGCGTTATTGCTTGATATCACCGGCGTGGTAGTGGATAAGCCTTCCGTCAGCAATAAACTGGGGGTGATTGGTCGCCAGTTGCTCGGTGCCGGTTCTGACCGCTTGCAGGAAAACTCGCTGTTTGATGTGGTGGACACCATTCGCCAGGCCAAAGATGACCGCAATATCACCGGCATCGTACTGGATTTAAAAGAGTTTGCCGGGGGCGATCAGCCGTCTATGCAATACATCGGTAAAGCGCTGCGTGAATTCCGCGACAGCGGTAAGCCGGTTTATGCCGTGGGCGATAGCTACAATCAGGGGCAATATTATCTGGCGAGCTTCGCCAATAAAATCTGGCTCTCCCCGCAAGGCATGGTGGATTTACACGGCTTTGCCACGAATTCGCTGTATTACAAAACATTGCTCGATAAGCTGAAAGTCTCCACGCATATCTTCCGCGTGGGCACCTACAAGTCTGCCGTCGAACCGTTTATTCGCGACGATATGTCTCCAGCCGCGCGTGAAGCGGATAGCCGTTGGATTGGCGAGCTGTGGCAGAACTACCTCGCAACGATTGCCGCTAACCGGCAGATTACGCCTCAGCAAGTCTTCCCAGGCGCTCAAGGTTTGCTCGATAATTTGCAAAAATTGGGCGGCGATACCGCGAAATACGCACTTGATAACAAACTGGTTGATGAACTGGGCAGCAGCGCCACGATTGATAAAGCGTTGGTTAAACAGTTTGGCTGGAATAAAGAAAATAAAGATTTCAGCTACACCAGCATGTATGACTACGTGGTGAAAAAACCGGCTGATAAAGGCGATGCGATTGCGGTCATTCTCGCAAACGGCGCCATTATGGACGGCGAAGAGACGCCAGGTCAGGTGGGCGGTGATACCACGGCCATGCAAATCCGCGAGGCGCGGCTTGATCCTAAAGTGAAAGCCATTGTGCTGCGCGTGAACAGTCCTGGCGGCAGCGTAACGGCATCCGAAGTGATTCGTGATGAACTGGAAGCCGCGCGGGCGGCGGGTAAACCTATCGTTGTTTCAATGGGCGGTATGGCGGCATCCGGGGGTTACTGGATTTCCACTCCGGCAAATTACATTGTCGCAAGCCCGAATACGCTGACCGGATCAATCGGTATCTTCGGGGTTATCAATACCGTTGAAAATAGTCTCGATTCGATTGGGGTTCACACCGATGGCGTGGCCACTTCACCGTTAGCTGACGTGGCTGTCACGAAGTCGTTGCCACCGGAAGTTCAGCAGATGATGCAGTTGACCATCGAAAACGGCTATAAGCGCTTTATCAATTTGGTTGCCGACTCGCGTAAGAAAACGCCGGAACAAATCGATTCTATTGCGCAGGGCCATGTCTGGACCGGTCAGGATGCGAAAGAGAACGGCCTGGTCGATAGCCTGGGTGATTTCGACGATGCCGTAGCGAAAGCCGCTGAACTTGCGAAACTTTCAAACTGGCATCTGGATTTCTGGCAGGATGATCCGAGCTTTATCGATATGGTGTTCGACAGCATGAGCGGTTCCGTCCGTGCCATGCTGCCGCAGGCATTGCAGGCCTGGCTGCCCGCTCCGCTGGCTGATGCCGCCCTTGCGGTAAAAGCGCAAAACGACAAGTTTGGCACCATGAACGATCCGCAAAATCGATACGCCTTCTGCCTCACCTGTGGAGATGTGCGTTAA
- a CDS encoding NAD(P)H nitroreductase — translation MDALDLLLNRRSASRLAEPAPAGETLENIIRAGMRAPDHGTLQPWRFIVIEGEGRERFSKVMEQAAIAEEQDEKGIEKARTAPFRAPMIIAVVAHCDDNHKVPVWEQVVSAGCAVMAMQMAAVAQGYNGIWRSGIWTESEAVREALHCREQDEVVGFLYLGTPQLKASTTVNVPDITPFVRKF, via the coding sequence ATGGATGCACTTGACCTACTTCTCAACCGCCGCAGCGCCTCTCGTCTGGCAGAACCCGCACCTGCAGGTGAAACGCTGGAAAATATCATTCGTGCCGGTATGCGTGCCCCAGACCACGGAACACTACAGCCGTGGCGTTTCATTGTGATTGAAGGCGAAGGCCGCGAGCGCTTCAGTAAAGTGATGGAACAGGCCGCCATTGCTGAAGAGCAAGATGAAAAAGGCATCGAAAAGGCGCGTACTGCACCGTTCCGTGCCCCCATGATTATCGCCGTCGTGGCCCATTGTGATGACAACCATAAAGTTCCGGTTTGGGAGCAAGTGGTTTCTGCGGGCTGTGCGGTAATGGCTATGCAAATGGCGGCGGTTGCCCAAGGCTACAACGGCATCTGGCGCAGCGGGATCTGGACAGAAAGCGAAGCCGTACGCGAAGCGCTGCATTGCCGTGAGCAAGATGAAGTGGTGGGTTTCCTCTATCTGGGAACACCACAACTCAAAGCGTCTACCACGGTCAACGTGCCAGACATCACGCCGTTTGTGCGTAAATTCTAA
- the selD gene encoding selenide, water dikinase SelD: protein MSEQTVRLTQYSHGAGCGCKISPKVLQTILQSEQAKFVDPNLLVGNETSDDAAVYDLGNGTCVISTTDFFMPIVDDPFDFGRIAATNAISDIYAMGGKPIMAIAILGWPINTLAPEIARRVIEGGRFVCQQAGISLAGGHSIDAPEPIFGLAVTGIVPTDRVKKNSSATPGCKLFLTKPLGIGVLTTAEKKSLLKPEHVGLAADVMCQLNKPGAEFADIAGVTAMTDVTGFGLLGHLSEMCQGAGVQAEVWFDKVPKLPDVEAYIAQGCVPGGTARNFASYGAFMGEMTPAQRDLLCDPQTSGGLLLAVEADAEADVAAVAEKNGIKLTAIGELKTARAGRPMIEIR from the coding sequence ATGAGTGAGCAAACCGTTCGTTTGACGCAGTACAGCCACGGCGCTGGTTGCGGCTGCAAAATTTCCCCGAAAGTCCTGCAAACTATTCTGCAATCCGAGCAGGCTAAATTTGTCGATCCTAACTTGCTGGTCGGAAACGAAACCAGTGATGACGCGGCGGTTTACGATCTGGGCAACGGCACTTGTGTCATTAGCACTACAGACTTCTTCATGCCTATCGTCGACGATCCGTTCGACTTTGGGCGCATCGCGGCCACAAACGCCATCAGCGATATTTATGCGATGGGCGGCAAACCGATCATGGCGATTGCGATTCTGGGATGGCCTATCAATACCCTGGCCCCTGAAATTGCGCGTCGAGTGATTGAAGGCGGGCGCTTTGTTTGCCAGCAGGCGGGGATTTCCCTTGCGGGCGGCCACTCCATCGATGCTCCAGAGCCGATTTTTGGCCTCGCGGTTACCGGCATCGTGCCTACCGATCGCGTTAAGAAAAATAGCTCGGCAACGCCGGGTTGCAAACTGTTCCTCACCAAACCGCTCGGTATTGGTGTGCTAACCACCGCTGAGAAAAAATCCCTACTTAAACCCGAACACGTTGGCCTTGCGGCGGATGTAATGTGCCAGCTAAACAAACCGGGTGCCGAATTTGCCGACATCGCAGGCGTCACCGCCATGACCGATGTCACCGGTTTTGGCCTGTTAGGGCACCTGAGTGAAATGTGCCAGGGCGCAGGCGTTCAGGCGGAAGTATGGTTTGATAAAGTTCCGAAATTGCCTGATGTTGAAGCCTATATCGCCCAAGGTTGTGTGCCAGGTGGTACCGCGCGTAATTTTGCCAGCTACGGCGCGTTTATGGGTGAAATGACCCCGGCGCAACGCGATTTATTGTGTGACCCTCAAACGTCAGGCGGTTTGCTGTTAGCTGTAGAAGCCGATGCAGAAGCGGACGTTGCCGCCGTTGCCGAGAAAAATGGCATCAAACTGACCGCCATTGGTGAGCTAAAAACCGCGCGTGCAGGTCGTCCGATGATTGAGATTCGTTAA
- the ansA gene encoding asparaginase, with amino-acid sequence MQKKSIYVAYTGGTIGMQRSEHGYIPVSGHLQRQLALMPEFHRQEMPDFTIHEYQPLMDSSDMTPEDWQHIADDIKAHYDDYDGFVILHGTDTMAFTASALSFMLENLSKPVIVTGSQIPLAELRSDGQINLLNSLYIAANFPINEVTLFFNNRLYRGNRTTKAHADGFDAFASPNLAPLLEAGIHIRRLNTPAAPHGDGELIVHPITPQPIGVVTIYPGISADVVGNFLRQPVKALILRSYGVGNAPQQGAFIEELQKACSRGIVVVNLTQCMSGKVNMGGYATGNALAQAGVISGYDMTVEATLTKLHYLLSQNLDAQTIREAMSRNLRGELTPDE; translated from the coding sequence ATGCAAAAAAAATCCATTTACGTTGCTTATACCGGCGGTACCATCGGTATGCAGCGCTCAGAACACGGGTATATTCCGGTTTCCGGCCACCTACAGCGCCAGCTGGCTTTAATGCCTGAATTCCATCGCCAGGAGATGCCTGATTTCACCATTCATGAATATCAGCCGCTGATGGACTCCTCTGACATGACGCCCGAGGACTGGCAGCACATTGCCGACGACATTAAAGCCCATTACGACGACTACGACGGTTTCGTGATTTTGCACGGCACCGACACCATGGCCTTTACCGCCTCGGCGCTCTCGTTCATGCTGGAGAACCTCAGCAAACCGGTAATTGTGACCGGCTCGCAGATCCCTCTGGCCGAACTGCGCTCCGATGGGCAAATAAATCTGCTGAACTCTTTGTATATTGCGGCGAATTTCCCGATTAACGAAGTGACATTGTTCTTCAATAATCGCCTCTATCGCGGCAATCGCACGACTAAAGCGCATGCCGACGGTTTCGATGCTTTCGCTTCCCCTAACTTGGCTCCGTTACTTGAAGCGGGCATTCACATTCGCCGTCTGAATACGCCAGCCGCCCCGCACGGAGATGGCGAGCTGATTGTGCATCCGATTACCCCGCAGCCGATTGGCGTGGTGACTATCTATCCCGGTATTTCAGCGGATGTCGTCGGTAATTTCTTACGCCAGCCGGTAAAAGCGTTGATTTTACGCTCTTATGGCGTGGGGAATGCGCCTCAGCAAGGCGCGTTCATTGAAGAGTTACAGAAAGCCTGCTCGCGCGGCATTGTGGTGGTGAATCTAACGCAATGTATGTCCGGGAAAGTGAACATGGGCGGCTATGCCACGGGTAATGCGCTGGCACAGGCGGGTGTGATTAGCGGCTATGATATGACGGTAGAAGCGACGCTGACGAAACTGCACTATTTGCTCAGCCAGAATCTGGATGCGCAGACCATTCGCGAGGCGATGTCCCGCAATTTACGCGGCGAACTCACTCCAGACGAGTAA